One part of the Tissierellales bacterium genome encodes these proteins:
- a CDS encoding 8-oxoguanine deaminase codes for MKNSILIKNINYIVTCDNEDRVLENTDIYIEHGVIKTIGFSENEADTIIDGSGKIAYPGLINTHHHLYQMFSRNIPQVQNLELFPWLKYLYEIWKNLNNDVIRYSSLCGMGELLKSGCTTCFDHHYVFPNDQNGLIETQFESASELGIRMHASRGSMSLSVKDGGLPPDSVVQDIDSILKDSENLVSRFHDSGKFSMRQVVLAPCSPFSVTGELMKESAKLARKLGVRLHTHLAETIDEENFTLEKFNMRPLEYMESLGWIGPDVWYAHGIHFNDDELKLLAKTQTGVSHCPISNMKLSSGIARIPEMIKLGVPVGLAVDGSASNDGSNILEELRVGFLLHRLKYSNDAPSGYDFLKIATRGSASVLGRKDIGYLAEGMAADLFMIDKRSIEMIGADLDPKAALCTIGYKGAVDYTIVNGKVVVENGRLVNIDEDKVFEKSRKVCKELIEKS; via the coding sequence ATGAAAAATTCGATTTTAATTAAGAATATCAATTATATAGTAACTTGTGACAATGAAGATAGGGTATTAGAAAACACAGATATATACATCGAACATGGGGTTATAAAGACGATAGGATTTAGTGAAAATGAAGCAGATACCATAATAGATGGTAGCGGCAAAATAGCTTATCCGGGACTTATAAATACACATCATCACTTGTATCAGATGTTTAGCAGGAATATACCACAGGTACAAAACTTAGAGCTATTTCCTTGGCTGAAGTACCTATACGAGATTTGGAAAAATCTAAACAACGATGTCATAAGATATAGTTCACTTTGTGGTATGGGAGAACTACTAAAATCAGGATGCACTACGTGTTTTGATCATCACTATGTATTCCCAAATGATCAAAATGGGCTTATAGAGACTCAATTTGAATCGGCTAGTGAGCTTGGAATCAGGATGCATGCATCTAGAGGGAGTATGTCACTTAGTGTAAAAGATGGTGGCTTACCACCCGATAGTGTTGTTCAAGATATAGATAGTATATTAAAAGATAGCGAAAATTTAGTTTCAAGATTTCATGATTCGGGTAAATTCTCGATGAGACAGGTTGTCCTTGCGCCATGTTCTCCATTTAGCGTTACCGGGGAGCTTATGAAAGAATCTGCTAAATTGGCTAGAAAATTAGGAGTTAGATTACACACCCATCTAGCGGAGACAATAGATGAGGAGAATTTTACCTTAGAAAAATTTAATATGAGACCACTTGAATACATGGAGAGCCTAGGCTGGATTGGCCCGGATGTTTGGTATGCCCATGGAATTCACTTCAATGATGATGAATTGAAGCTTTTGGCAAAAACACAGACTGGTGTATCTCACTGTCCTATATCTAACATGAAGCTATCATCTGGCATCGCTAGGATACCAGAAATGATAAAACTTGGAGTTCCAGTGGGATTAGCTGTAGATGGAAGTGCTAGCAATGACGGTTCTAATATACTTGAGGAGCTTAGAGTAGGATTTTTGCTTCATAGACTAAAATACAGTAATGATGCGCCGAGTGGTTATGACTTTCTAAAAATAGCTACTAGAGGAAGTGCTAGTGTACTTGGAAGAAAAGACATAGGGTATCTAGCAGAGGGAATGGCTGCTGATTTATTCATGATAGACAAACGCAGTATAGAAATGATAGGAGCAGATTTAGATCCTAAAGCTGCACTATGTACCATAGGTTATAAGGGTGCTGTTGATTACACCATAGTAAACGGAAAAGTGGTTGTAGAGAATGGCAGATTAGTAAATATAGACGAAGATAAAGTTTTCGAAAAGAGCAGAAAAGTTTGTAAGGAATTAATTGAAAAATCATAA